The following coding sequences lie in one Oryza brachyantha chromosome 10, ObraRS2, whole genome shotgun sequence genomic window:
- the LOC102704280 gene encoding abscisic acid receptor PYL10-like encodes MEQKQQQEQQAEAPPPGLGLTAAEYTQLRPTVEAHHRYAVGPGQCSSLLAQRIHAPAAAVWAVVRRFDCPQVYKHFIRSCVLRPDPDSGSDDLRPGRLREVSVISGLPASTSTERLDLLDDARRVFGFTITGGEHRLRNYRSVTTVSDLSDDQICTTVVLESYIVDVPEGNTEEDTRLFADTVIRLNLQKLKSVSEANAAAAAAAPPPPAAE; translated from the coding sequence AtggagcagaagcagcagcaggagcagcaggcggaagcgccgccgccggggctgGGTCTGACGGCGGCGGAGTACACGCAGCTGCGGCCGACGGTGGAGGCGCACCACCGGTACGCCGTGGGGCCGGGCCAATGCTCCTCCCTCCTGGCGCAGCGCATccacgcgccggccgccgccgtctgggCCGTCGTCCGCCGCTTCGACTGCCCCCAGGTGTACAAGCACTTCATCCGCAGCTGCGTCCTCCGCCCCGACCCGGACTCCGGCTCCGACGACCTCCGccccggccgcctccgcgaGGTCAGCGTCATCTCCGGCCTCCCCGCCAGCACCAGCACCGAGCGCCTCGACCTCCTCGACGACGCCCGCAGGGTCTTCGGCTTCAccatcaccggcggcgagcaccgcCTCCGCAACTACCGCTCCGTCACCACCGTCTCCGACCTCTCCGACGACCAGATCTGCACCACCGTCGTCCTCGAGTCCTACATCGTCGACGTCCCCGAGGGCAACACCGAGGAGGACACCCGCCTCTTCGCCGACACCGTCATCAGGCTCAATCTCCAGAAGCTCAAGTCCGTCTCCGaggccaacgccgccgccgccgccgccgctcctcctcctccggccgccgAATAG